A DNA window from Paraburkholderia sp. IMGN_8 contains the following coding sequences:
- the mdlC gene encoding benzoylformate decarboxylase: MTSNAPRSDASGTSRHAAFTVRHAVIDLMRHLGMTSVFANPGSTELPLFRDFPADFRYVLGLQEAAVVGMADGYAQATRNASFVNLHSAAGVGNAMGNIFTAFRNRTPIVITAGQQARSILPFDPFLASTQAAELPKPYVKWSIEPARAEDVPLAIARAYHVAMQEPRGPVLVSIPVDDWDRPAEPVAARVVSTETRPEPFVLAQIGAALDACERPAFVVGGAVDRAGGWDEVVSLAERHNARVFVAPMSGRCAFPEDHRLFAGFLPAMREKIVELLGGHDLIFVIGAPAFTYHVEGHGPHVPAGATLCQLIDDPAIAAWSPVGTAVVGNIRLGVADLLTRPAPKKRPLPAPRAARPRAEPSALMSVAFALQTLAEVRDASDIVVEEAPSSRPVMQNYLPFTRSGTFYTMDSGGLGYGMPAAVGVALAKPGTRVICLIGDGSSMYSIQAIYSTVQMKLPITFVILNNSRYAALQDFAPEFGFAATDPVQGTDLPGLDFVALAAGMGCPGTRVTEAGRLHDVLREALVSSGPMLVEVVVA; this comes from the coding sequence ATGACCAGCAACGCGCCCCGTTCAGACGCATCGGGTACCTCTCGACACGCAGCGTTCACCGTGCGCCACGCCGTGATCGACCTCATGCGCCACCTCGGCATGACTTCCGTGTTCGCCAACCCGGGTTCGACGGAACTGCCGCTGTTCCGCGATTTCCCGGCTGATTTCCGCTATGTGCTGGGCTTGCAGGAAGCTGCCGTGGTCGGCATGGCCGACGGTTATGCGCAGGCCACCCGCAACGCGTCGTTCGTCAATCTGCATTCGGCGGCGGGCGTGGGCAACGCGATGGGCAATATCTTCACCGCATTCCGCAACCGTACGCCGATCGTGATTACAGCCGGCCAGCAGGCCCGCTCGATTCTGCCGTTCGACCCGTTCCTCGCCTCCACGCAGGCCGCCGAATTGCCCAAGCCGTACGTGAAGTGGAGCATCGAACCGGCGCGCGCCGAGGACGTGCCGCTGGCGATCGCGCGCGCTTATCACGTGGCGATGCAGGAGCCGCGCGGACCGGTGCTGGTGTCGATTCCCGTCGACGACTGGGACCGGCCAGCCGAGCCGGTGGCGGCGCGCGTGGTGAGCACCGAGACGCGGCCGGAGCCGTTCGTGCTGGCGCAGATCGGCGCCGCGCTCGATGCCTGCGAGCGGCCGGCTTTCGTGGTCGGCGGCGCGGTCGACCGGGCCGGCGGCTGGGACGAGGTGGTCAGCCTCGCCGAGCGCCACAACGCCCGCGTGTTTGTCGCGCCGATGTCGGGCCGTTGCGCATTCCCCGAAGACCATCGCCTCTTTGCCGGTTTTCTGCCGGCCATGCGCGAGAAAATCGTCGAATTGCTCGGCGGCCACGACCTGATCTTCGTGATCGGCGCGCCGGCGTTCACGTATCACGTCGAAGGACACGGGCCGCATGTGCCGGCAGGCGCCACGCTATGCCAGCTGATCGACGATCCAGCGATCGCGGCGTGGTCCCCTGTCGGTACCGCCGTGGTCGGCAATATCCGCCTTGGCGTGGCCGATCTGCTGACGCGGCCGGCACCGAAAAAGCGCCCATTGCCCGCGCCGCGCGCGGCACGTCCACGCGCCGAGCCGTCCGCGTTGATGTCGGTCGCGTTCGCGTTGCAGACCCTGGCAGAGGTGCGCGATGCGAGCGATATCGTGGTCGAGGAGGCGCCGAGTTCGCGGCCCGTGATGCAGAACTATCTGCCGTTCACGCGCAGCGGCACCTTCTACACGATGGACAGCGGCGGTCTCGGCTACGGCATGCCGGCCGCGGTCGGCGTCGCGCTGGCAAAGCCGGGCACGCGCGTGATATGCCTGATCGGCGACGGTTCCAGCATGTATTCGATCCAGGCCATCTACAGCACCGTACAGATGAAACTTCCGATCACGTTCGTGATCCTGAACAATTCGCGCTATGCGGCGCTGCAGGACTTCGCGCCGGAATTCGGTTTCGCTGCCACCGATCCGGTGCAGGGCACCGATCTGCCCGGGCTCGACTTCGTGGCGCTGGCCGCGGGTATGGGTTGCCCCGGTACGCGCGTGACCGAGGCCGGGCGCCTGCATGACGTGCTGCGGGAAGCGTTGGTGTCGTCCGGGCCGATGCTGGTCGAAGTCGTCGTGGCCTGA
- a CDS encoding aldehyde dehydrogenase, whose product MQTISMLINGVAVQASNGATFERRNPLDGEVATRAPAATVADAVAAADAAAAAFPAWSAMGPSERRALLMKAAHALEARSAAFAAVMAAETGASAMWAGFNVHLAAGGLMEAAALTTQIGGELIPSDVPGSLAMGVRQPAGVVLGIAPWNAPVILAVRAIALPLACGNTVVLKGSEICPGTHGLIIEVLQEAGLPKGVVNFVTNAPADAGAVVEALIAHPKVRRVNFTGSTHVGKIIAATCARYLKPSVLELGGKAPLIVLDDADLDAAVDAAAFGAFANSGQICMSTERIIVDERIAERFVGQLAQKARGLPLGDPRKGPVVLGSVVDMSTVERCNALIDDALAKGATLVCGGKADSTLMPATLLDHVTPAMRIYGDESFGPVKGIVRVNGEDEAVACANDNDYGLSSAVFSRDVARAMNVARRIESGICHVNGPTVHDEAHMPFGGVKGSGFGRFGGQAGIAEFTDLRWITVQTTPRHYPF is encoded by the coding sequence ATGCAGACCATTTCGATGCTGATCAACGGCGTAGCAGTACAAGCCAGCAATGGCGCCACCTTCGAGCGCCGCAATCCGCTCGACGGCGAAGTGGCGACTCGCGCGCCCGCGGCGACCGTCGCCGATGCGGTGGCCGCCGCCGATGCTGCCGCAGCGGCGTTTCCGGCATGGTCCGCAATGGGTCCGAGCGAGCGCCGCGCGCTGCTGATGAAGGCGGCGCACGCGTTGGAAGCACGCAGCGCAGCGTTCGCCGCGGTGATGGCGGCGGAGACGGGCGCCTCCGCGATGTGGGCGGGCTTCAACGTCCATCTCGCCGCAGGCGGGTTGATGGAAGCGGCGGCGCTGACCACGCAGATCGGCGGCGAGCTGATTCCGTCCGACGTGCCCGGCAGCCTGGCGATGGGTGTGCGGCAACCGGCAGGTGTCGTGCTCGGCATCGCGCCGTGGAATGCGCCGGTGATCCTCGCGGTGCGCGCCATCGCGTTGCCGCTCGCGTGCGGCAATACGGTCGTGCTGAAGGGCTCGGAAATCTGTCCGGGCACCCACGGCCTGATTATCGAAGTGCTGCAGGAGGCGGGTTTGCCCAAGGGCGTGGTGAACTTCGTCACCAATGCGCCGGCCGATGCCGGGGCGGTGGTCGAAGCGCTGATCGCGCATCCGAAAGTGCGGCGTGTCAATTTCACCGGCTCCACGCATGTCGGCAAGATCATCGCGGCAACCTGCGCGCGTTATCTGAAACCCTCGGTATTGGAGTTGGGCGGCAAGGCGCCATTGATCGTGCTGGACGACGCCGATCTCGATGCCGCCGTCGACGCTGCCGCATTCGGTGCATTCGCCAACTCAGGGCAGATCTGCATGTCGACGGAGCGGATCATCGTCGATGAACGGATTGCCGAGCGGTTCGTCGGCCAGCTCGCACAGAAAGCACGCGGCTTGCCGCTCGGCGATCCGCGCAAGGGCCCGGTCGTGTTGGGTTCGGTTGTCGACATGAGCACGGTCGAGCGTTGCAATGCGCTGATCGACGACGCGCTGGCCAAAGGCGCCACGCTGGTCTGCGGCGGCAAAGCCGACAGCACGCTGATGCCCGCCACGCTGCTGGACCATGTGACGCCCGCCATGCGCATCTACGGCGATGAATCGTTCGGTCCGGTGAAGGGCATCGTGCGTGTGAACGGCGAAGACGAAGCCGTGGCCTGCGCGAACGATAACGACTATGGGCTTTCGTCGGCGGTGTTCAGCCGCGACGTGGCGCGGGCGATGAATGTCGCCAGGCGCATCGAGTCGGGCATCTGCCACGTCAATGGGCCGACCGTTCACGACGAAGCGCACATGCCGTTCGGCGGCGTGAAGGGCAGTGGCTTCGGCCGCTTCGGCGGGCAGGCGGGGATCGCGGAGTTCACCGATCTGCGCTGGATCACCGTGCAAACCACGCCGCGTCATTACCCCTTCTAA
- a CDS encoding MFS transporter, with amino-acid sequence MTSYVPPANAPGAPGAAGVPLADHQAGIEEAGRAVDIGRTLDEGPYTTMQKIVVFLAALSIVLDGFDSQLIGFAIPVLIKEWGVTRAVFAPVVAAGLIGMGIGSACAGLLADRFGRRWAVIGSVLVFGTATCGIIFAHDVLTIAALRFVAGLGIGGALPSSTTMTAEFTPARRRTLAVTATIVCVPLGGMVAGLVAHEILPAYGWRGLFLIGGLMPLALAVLLLFTLPESPRFLARRPQRWPELNRLLGRMSRPVANGCVFTDVREQAVEKHAGFTALFRDGLAFDTVAIWCAFCMCLLAVYSAFSWLPTMLSTQGLSVSVAGAGLTAYNLGGVVGALLCAVVIARAGSRWPLILCSAGGALSALLLLGVNISGHTGSGHTGLLIFGLGVHGLFVNAVQSTMFALCAYVYPTSVRATGTASALAFGRLGAIASAFAGAVVITAGGASSYLWMLGIAMTIVMVALIVVKRHIPKPVV; translated from the coding sequence ATGACTAGTTATGTACCGCCGGCCAATGCACCAGGCGCACCCGGCGCGGCCGGCGTGCCGCTTGCCGACCATCAGGCGGGTATCGAAGAGGCAGGTCGCGCGGTCGACATTGGCCGTACGCTGGACGAAGGTCCATACACGACAATGCAGAAGATCGTGGTGTTTCTGGCGGCGTTATCGATCGTGCTCGACGGCTTCGACAGCCAGTTGATCGGCTTCGCGATTCCGGTGCTGATCAAGGAGTGGGGTGTGACGCGTGCGGTGTTTGCGCCGGTGGTGGCGGCGGGTCTGATCGGCATGGGAATCGGCAGCGCGTGTGCCGGATTGCTGGCCGATCGCTTCGGCCGCCGCTGGGCGGTGATCGGCAGCGTGCTGGTCTTCGGCACCGCCACGTGCGGCATCATCTTTGCCCACGATGTCCTGACGATTGCCGCGCTGCGCTTTGTCGCCGGCCTCGGCATCGGCGGCGCGTTGCCCAGCTCGACGACCATGACCGCCGAGTTCACGCCGGCCCGCCGACGCACGCTGGCGGTGACCGCGACGATTGTCTGCGTGCCGCTCGGCGGAATGGTGGCGGGTCTGGTCGCGCATGAGATTCTGCCGGCGTACGGGTGGCGCGGGCTGTTCCTGATCGGCGGTCTCATGCCGTTGGCGCTCGCGGTGCTGCTGCTGTTCACGTTGCCCGAGTCGCCGCGCTTTCTTGCGCGTCGGCCGCAGCGCTGGCCTGAACTCAACCGCCTGCTTGGCCGTATGTCGCGGCCCGTGGCAAACGGCTGCGTGTTTACCGACGTCCGCGAACAGGCCGTGGAGAAACACGCCGGTTTTACCGCGCTGTTCCGCGATGGCCTCGCGTTCGATACGGTCGCGATCTGGTGCGCGTTCTGCATGTGTCTGCTCGCCGTGTACAGCGCCTTCAGCTGGCTGCCGACGATGTTGAGCACGCAGGGCCTGTCGGTGTCGGTCGCGGGTGCGGGACTCACGGCATACAACCTTGGCGGCGTGGTGGGCGCGTTGCTGTGCGCGGTCGTGATCGCTCGCGCCGGTTCGCGCTGGCCGTTGATTCTCTGCAGCGCGGGTGGCGCGCTCAGCGCCTTACTGCTGCTCGGCGTGAACATTTCCGGGCATACCGGCTCCGGGCATACCGGCTTGCTGATCTTCGGTCTCGGTGTGCACGGCCTCTTTGTCAACGCGGTCCAGTCGACGATGTTCGCGCTTTGCGCTTACGTCTATCCGACCAGCGTGCGCGCCACCGGCACCGCGTCGGCGCTCGCGTTCGGGCGGCTCGGCGCGATTGCCAGCGCATTTGCGGGTGCGGTGGTGATTACGGCCGGCGGGGCGTCGTCGTATCTGTGGATGCTTGGCATCGCGATGACGATCGTGATGGTCGCGCTGATCGTCGTCAAGCGGCATATTCCGAAGCCCGTCGTTTGA
- a CDS encoding porin: protein METMKYKLALGGMLLGISASSFAQSSVTLYGIIDTGIELVTHANAAGDSVVRMPGITGEFPSRWGIRGKEGLGGGLSAVFVLESGFNTKSGTLNQGGRLFGRQAYAGLESPYGTLSFGRQYTMTYWAILDSDLLGPDIYGGTGSFDQYMPSARSDNTIAYKGTFSGFTVGATYSFGRDSAGTGNSPGQGTCVGSIPGSSQSCREWSAMLRYDMNGYGVAGAYDEQRGGPGAAANLFDGTAPFALTNSGDKDVRMQLNGYGHIGPVKLGAGWLGRHVETVSPGLPNVRSNLYYLTAAYNVTPAFILDGGVYRIINRADDTRGTIAALRTTYLLSKRSAVYLQGAYLFNSTHAAYTVSQGGGGTTPAPGVGQLGVMAGIRHSF, encoded by the coding sequence ATGGAGACGATGAAATACAAACTCGCATTGGGCGGCATGTTGCTGGGCATCAGCGCCTCGTCGTTCGCGCAGAGCAGCGTCACGTTGTACGGGATTATCGATACCGGCATCGAACTGGTCACGCATGCGAATGCCGCGGGAGACAGTGTCGTGCGAATGCCCGGCATTACTGGCGAGTTTCCGTCGCGCTGGGGCATTCGCGGCAAGGAAGGCCTGGGCGGTGGGCTGTCCGCCGTATTCGTGCTGGAAAGCGGCTTCAACACGAAAAGCGGTACGCTGAATCAAGGCGGCCGGTTGTTTGGGCGGCAGGCCTATGCAGGGCTCGAAAGTCCGTACGGCACGCTGAGCTTTGGCCGCCAGTACACGATGACGTACTGGGCCATCCTCGATTCCGATCTGCTCGGCCCCGACATCTACGGCGGCACGGGTTCATTCGACCAGTACATGCCGAGCGCGCGCAGCGACAACACGATTGCGTACAAGGGCACGTTCTCGGGTTTCACGGTCGGCGCGACCTATTCGTTCGGACGCGACTCCGCGGGTACCGGCAATTCGCCGGGGCAGGGCACCTGCGTAGGCTCGATCCCGGGCAGTTCGCAGAGCTGCCGTGAATGGTCGGCGATGTTGCGCTATGACATGAACGGTTACGGCGTGGCGGGCGCCTACGACGAACAACGCGGTGGCCCGGGCGCGGCCGCGAATCTGTTCGACGGCACCGCGCCATTCGCGCTGACCAATTCCGGCGACAAGGACGTGCGCATGCAACTGAACGGCTACGGCCATATCGGTCCGGTTAAGCTCGGTGCAGGCTGGCTTGGGCGTCATGTCGAGACGGTCTCGCCGGGACTGCCGAATGTGCGCTCGAATCTGTATTACCTGACTGCCGCGTACAACGTGACGCCTGCGTTCATTCTGGATGGCGGTGTGTACCGGATCATCAATCGCGCCGACGACACGCGCGGCACGATCGCCGCGCTGCGCACCACGTATCTGCTGTCGAAGCGTTCCGCGGTTTACCTGCAAGGCGCGTATCTGTTCAACAGTACGCACGCGGCCTATACGGTGAGCCAGGGCGGCGGGGGCACGACACCGGCACCAGGTGTTGGACAACTCGGCGTGATGGCCGGCATCCGGCATTCGTTCTGA
- the gabD gene encoding NADP-dependent succinate-semialdehyde dehydrogenase yields MTNLTLKDKTLLKTQAYIAGEWQDSDDASTFEVKNPATAETIATVPRMGTTETRRAIDVANAAWPAWRATTAKHRAAVLRKWHDLMLEHADDLAQILTAEQGKPLAEAKGEIQYAASFLEWFAEEGKRVNGDTIPTPAGDKRIVVTKEPIGVCAAITPWNFPAAMITRKVGPALAAGCPIIVKPAEATPLSALALAVLAERAGVPRGVFNVVTGEPKAIGAELTGNPIVRKLSFTGSTPVGRLLMAQCAPTVKKVSLELGGNAPFIVFEDADLDAAVAGAIASKYRNSGQTCVCTNRFYVHDKVYDAFAAKLRDAVEQLKVGRGTDDGVTQGPLINEAAVLKVESHIEDALAKGARILTGGKRHALGHGFFEPTVLADVTPDMKVARDETFGPLAPLFRFSSDEEVIRLANDTEFGLASYFYSRDIGRVWRVAEALEYGMVGINTGLISNEVAPFGGVKQSGLGREGSHYGIDDYVVIKYMCVGGI; encoded by the coding sequence ATGACGAATTTGACCTTAAAAGACAAAACCCTTTTAAAGACACAAGCCTACATCGCGGGCGAATGGCAAGACTCGGACGACGCGAGCACCTTCGAAGTAAAAAACCCTGCCACAGCCGAAACAATCGCCACCGTGCCCCGCATGGGCACAACAGAGACCCGTCGAGCCATCGACGTAGCAAACGCAGCATGGCCAGCATGGCGAGCAACCACAGCCAAGCACCGCGCAGCGGTACTACGCAAATGGCATGACCTCATGCTCGAGCACGCCGACGACCTCGCGCAAATTCTAACGGCCGAACAAGGCAAGCCTCTGGCCGAAGCAAAAGGCGAAATCCAGTACGCCGCCTCATTCCTGGAATGGTTCGCCGAAGAAGGTAAACGCGTCAACGGCGACACCATCCCCACGCCGGCAGGCGACAAACGCATTGTCGTGACAAAAGAGCCGATCGGCGTCTGCGCAGCCATCACGCCGTGGAATTTCCCGGCGGCCATGATCACCCGCAAGGTCGGTCCTGCCCTCGCCGCCGGCTGCCCAATCATCGTCAAACCGGCTGAGGCCACTCCACTCTCAGCCCTCGCGCTCGCCGTGCTGGCCGAACGCGCGGGCGTCCCCCGCGGCGTGTTCAACGTCGTCACCGGTGAGCCGAAAGCCATCGGCGCGGAACTGACCGGCAACCCGATCGTGCGCAAACTGTCGTTCACCGGCTCGACGCCGGTCGGTCGTCTGCTGATGGCGCAGTGCGCGCCGACAGTCAAGAAAGTGTCGCTCGAACTCGGCGGGAACGCGCCGTTCATCGTCTTCGAAGATGCGGATCTGGATGCGGCCGTCGCCGGCGCCATCGCGTCGAAATACCGCAATAGCGGCCAAACCTGCGTCTGTACGAATCGCTTCTACGTGCACGATAAAGTCTACGACGCGTTCGCCGCGAAACTGCGCGACGCAGTCGAACAACTCAAGGTCGGCCGCGGCACCGACGACGGCGTCACGCAAGGTCCGCTCATCAACGAAGCGGCCGTGCTCAAGGTCGAATCGCATATCGAAGACGCACTCGCCAAAGGCGCACGCATCCTCACCGGCGGCAAGCGCCATGCACTCGGCCACGGCTTCTTCGAACCGACGGTGCTCGCGGATGTCACGCCGGACATGAAGGTCGCCCGCGACGAAACGTTCGGCCCGCTCGCGCCGCTGTTCCGCTTCTCGTCGGACGAGGAAGTGATCCGCCTCGCCAACGATACCGAATTCGGCCTCGCGTCGTACTTCTATAGCCGCGATATCGGCCGCGTCTGGCGCGTCGCGGAAGCGCTCGAGTACGGCATGGTCGGCATCAACACGGGCCTCATCTCGAACGAAGTGGCGCCGTTCGGCGGCGTCAAGCAATCCGGTCTCGGCCGCGAAGGCTCGCACTACGGTATCGACGATTATGTGGTCATCAAGTACATGTGCGTCGGCGGTATCTAA
- a CDS encoding 4-aminobutyrate--2-oxoglutarate transaminase, which produces MKNAELKSRKDAATPRGVGVMCDFYAERAENAELWDVEGRRFIDFAAGIAVCNTGHRHPKILAAIRDQLNHFTHTAYQIVPYASYVELAEKINQRAPGDYPKKTAFFTTGAEAVENAIKIARAATGRPGVIAFTGGFHGRTLMGMALTGKVAPYKLGFGPFPSDVFHAPFPNPLHGVTTADSLKAIEFLLKADIDPKRVAAIIFEPVQGEGGFYPAPPEFVRALRKLCNEHGILLIADEVQTGFARTGKLFAMHHYDVVPDLMTMAKSLAGGMPLSGVVGRADVMDAAAPGGLGGTYAGNPLAVAAAHAVLDIIDEEKLCERAVVLGDRVKAKLIALQSEVPQIADVRGPGGMVAVEFCKAGTSEPDAEFTKRVQARALERGLLLLVCGVYSNVVRFLFPLTIQDSVFDEALVILEDVIKETVAVVV; this is translated from the coding sequence ATGAAGAATGCTGAACTGAAGAGCCGCAAGGATGCCGCCACGCCGCGCGGTGTAGGCGTGATGTGCGATTTCTACGCCGAGCGCGCTGAGAACGCCGAGTTGTGGGACGTCGAGGGCCGCCGTTTCATCGACTTCGCTGCGGGCATTGCGGTGTGCAACACCGGCCACCGTCATCCGAAGATTCTGGCGGCGATCCGCGACCAGCTCAATCATTTCACGCACACTGCGTATCAGATCGTGCCGTACGCGTCGTACGTCGAACTGGCCGAGAAGATCAATCAACGCGCGCCGGGCGACTATCCGAAGAAGACGGCATTCTTCACGACGGGTGCCGAGGCGGTCGAAAACGCGATCAAGATTGCCCGCGCTGCGACCGGCCGTCCGGGCGTGATTGCCTTTACCGGCGGTTTTCATGGCCGCACGCTGATGGGCATGGCACTGACCGGCAAGGTTGCACCGTACAAGCTCGGCTTTGGTCCGTTCCCTTCGGACGTGTTCCATGCACCGTTCCCGAATCCGCTGCACGGCGTGACGACTGCCGATTCGCTGAAGGCGATCGAGTTTCTGTTGAAGGCCGACATCGATCCGAAGCGTGTCGCGGCGATCATTTTTGAACCGGTTCAGGGCGAAGGCGGTTTTTATCCCGCGCCGCCCGAGTTTGTGCGTGCATTGCGGAAGTTGTGCAATGAGCACGGGATTTTGCTGATCGCTGATGAAGTGCAGACGGGTTTTGCCCGTACCGGGAAGTTGTTTGCGATGCATCACTACGATGTGGTGCCTGATCTGATGACGATGGCCAAGAGCCTGGCCGGCGGCATGCCGTTGTCGGGTGTCGTTGGTCGCGCCGACGTGATGGATGCTGCGGCGCCTGGTGGCCTGGGCGGCACCTATGCCGGTAACCCGTTGGCGGTTGCTGCTGCGCATGCTGTGCTCGATATCATCGATGAAGAGAAGCTCTGCGAGCGGGCTGTTGTGCTTGGTGATCGCGTTAAAGCGAAGCTGATCGCGCTTCAAAGCGAGGTTCCGCAGATTGCCGATGTGCGCGGGCCTGGGGGGATGGTTGCTGTTGAATTCTGCAAGGCTGGCACTTCCGAGCCGGATGCTGAGTTCACCAAGCGGGTGCAGGCTCGTGCGCTTGAGCGCGGGTTGTTGTTGCTCGTTTGTGGTGTTTATTCGAACGTCGTTCGGTTCCTGTTTCCGCTCACTATTCAGGATTCTGTCTTCGATGAGGCTTTGGTTATTCTTGAAGACGTGATTAAGGAGACCGTGGCGGTTGTTGTTTAA
- a CDS encoding PLP-dependent aminotransferase family protein, whose amino-acid sequence MRASVLSDWLAQRLDRGNGQPIYRQLHRLLQQAILSRELPAGTKVPSSRLLAQELGIGRNTVTQVYEQLALEGYVSSATGRGTFVADSAPDEIVGAPDAEAPAARPEPLPLPLQAKRALSTRGARLIAGAGVSKRQWGAFMPGVPDVTKFPARVWSRLHNKYWRRLRPDLLTYAPGGGLALLRHALADYLRTSRSVRCTPEQIIITTGIHQSVDLAVRLLSDPGDVIWTEDPCYWGVRSVMHVSGLQSRPIAVDEEGINPSADDLAQPPKLMLVTPSHQYPLGMVMSLARRRMLLEYARQNQCWIIEDDYDSEYRYGSRPLASLQGLDTSGQVIYVGSFGKTLFPGLRIGYLVVPEALAESFATASAELYREGQLLQQAMLAEFIAEGHFTSHIRKMRTLYGQRRQALLDAAACRYGDALPAVGGDAGLHLVMQLPEGTDDRAVAAAALERNIVVRPLSGYYAQPSLAPSGLLIGYACVPDEEIAPAFNTLADAIDATLVQFA is encoded by the coding sequence ATGCGCGCGAGCGTTTTGTCCGACTGGCTGGCGCAGCGCCTCGATCGTGGCAACGGCCAGCCGATCTATCGTCAGCTGCATCGGCTGTTGCAGCAAGCGATTCTGTCGCGTGAATTGCCGGCGGGCACGAAGGTGCCGTCGTCGCGTTTGCTGGCGCAGGAACTGGGCATCGGGCGCAATACCGTTACCCAAGTGTATGAGCAGTTGGCCCTCGAAGGCTATGTGAGCTCGGCGACCGGGCGCGGCACCTTCGTCGCCGATAGTGCGCCGGACGAAATCGTCGGCGCGCCCGATGCCGAGGCGCCCGCGGCGCGGCCCGAGCCGCTCCCGCTGCCGTTGCAGGCCAAGCGCGCGCTGTCCACGCGCGGCGCGAGGCTGATTGCGGGCGCGGGCGTGTCCAAGCGTCAATGGGGCGCGTTCATGCCGGGCGTGCCGGATGTCACAAAGTTTCCGGCCCGCGTGTGGAGCCGCTTGCATAACAAGTACTGGCGCCGGCTGCGTCCGGACCTGCTGACTTACGCGCCGGGCGGCGGCCTGGCGTTGCTGCGGCACGCGCTGGCGGACTATCTGCGTACGTCGCGCTCGGTGCGTTGCACGCCCGAGCAGATCATCATCACGACCGGGATTCACCAGTCGGTCGATCTGGCCGTGCGCCTGCTGTCCGATCCGGGCGACGTGATCTGGACCGAAGACCCCTGCTATTGGGGCGTGCGCAGCGTCATGCACGTGTCCGGCCTGCAATCGCGGCCGATCGCCGTCGACGAAGAGGGCATCAATCCGTCCGCCGACGACCTCGCGCAGCCGCCGAAGCTGATGCTCGTCACGCCCTCGCATCAATATCCGCTCGGCATGGTGATGAGCCTCGCGCGGCGCCGCATGCTGCTCGAATATGCGCGGCAGAACCAATGCTGGATCATCGAGGACGACTACGACAGCGAATACCGCTACGGCAGCCGGCCGCTGGCATCGCTGCAAGGTCTGGACACGTCCGGCCAGGTGATTTACGTGGGCAGCTTCGGCAAGACGCTGTTTCCGGGTTTGCGCATCGGCTACCTGGTCGTGCCCGAGGCGCTGGCGGAGAGCTTTGCCACCGCGAGTGCGGAGCTGTACCGCGAAGGACAGTTGCTGCAACAGGCGATGCTCGCGGAGTTCATCGCGGAAGGGCATTTCACGTCGCACATCCGCAAGATGCGCACGCTTTACGGTCAGCGGCGCCAGGCCCTGCTCGACGCCGCCGCGTGCCGTTATGGCGATGCGCTGCCGGCAGTCGGCGGCGATGCCGGTTTGCATCTCGTGATGCAGTTGCCCGAAGGCACCGACGACCGCGCGGTGGCCGCGGCGGCGCTGGAGCGCAATATCGTCGTGCGGCCCTTGTCGGGGTATTACGCGCAACCGTCGCTCGCGCCGTCGGGCTTGCTGATCGGCTACGCGTGCGTGCCGGACGAAGAGATCGCGCCGGCCTTCAATACGCTCGCCGATGCGATCGACGCCACGCTTGTGCAATTCGCGTGA
- the phnE gene encoding phosphonate ABC transporter, permease protein PhnE, giving the protein MNTADLVTSPARANEALAASAARHAAPAAGKRSWLSLLGWIAVLAVLGGAWHGADMRPLDLLSDAGNMGQFAKDFFPPDFTEWRNYLHEMVVTLSVAVWGTALSLVCAVPCGLMSAHNMAPMWIVQPMRRLMDACRAINEMVFAMLFIVAVGLGPFAGVLALWVHTTGVLAKLFAEAVEAIDPRPAEGVRATGATSLDEIIYAVLPQVLPLWISYALYRFESNVRSAMVVGMVGAGGIGVVLYEAIRSFNYAQTAAVMIMVIVVVTAIDLASAWLRERVT; this is encoded by the coding sequence ATGAACACGGCCGATCTGGTCACGTCGCCGGCGCGCGCGAACGAGGCGCTCGCGGCATCGGCGGCACGGCATGCCGCGCCGGCCGCGGGCAAGCGCAGCTGGCTGTCGCTGCTCGGCTGGATCGCGGTGCTCGCCGTGTTGGGCGGAGCCTGGCACGGCGCCGACATGCGCCCGCTCGACCTGCTCAGCGACGCCGGCAACATGGGCCAGTTCGCCAAGGACTTTTTCCCGCCGGACTTCACCGAGTGGCGCAACTATCTGCACGAGATGGTTGTGACGCTTTCGGTGGCGGTGTGGGGCACCGCCCTCTCGCTGGTGTGCGCGGTGCCGTGCGGGCTGATGTCCGCGCACAACATGGCGCCGATGTGGATCGTGCAGCCGATGCGCCGCCTGATGGATGCCTGCCGCGCGATCAACGAAATGGTCTTCGCGATGCTGTTCATCGTCGCGGTCGGCCTCGGTCCGTTCGCCGGCGTGCTGGCCTTGTGGGTGCACACCACCGGTGTGCTCGCCAAACTGTTTGCCGAAGCGGTCGAGGCGATCGATCCGCGTCCGGCCGAAGGCGTCCGCGCAACCGGCGCAACCAGTCTCGACGAAATCATCTACGCCGTGCTGCCGCAAGTGCTGCCGTTGTGGATCTCGTACGCGTTGTATCGCTTCGAATCCAACGTGCGCTCAGCGATGGTGGTCGGCATGGTCGGCGCGGGCGGCATTGGCGTGGTGCTGTACGAGGCGATCCGCTCGTTCAACTATGCGCAGACCGCTGCGGTGATGATCATGGTGATCGTGGTCGTGACGGCGATCGATCTGGCTTCCGCGTGGCTGCGGGAGCGTGTGACCTGA